A single Oncorhynchus tshawytscha isolate Ot180627B linkage group LG01, Otsh_v2.0, whole genome shotgun sequence DNA region contains:
- the LOC112263754 gene encoding small VCP/p97-interacting protein isoform X1, translating into MGMCLSCLGGAGDDVVPTPDPETRRCQLAEAAEKRQKETTYRGVKNPEAVERKKKKQEEMNKQEMTTSPSGGGLKWQVG; encoded by the exons ATGGGGATGTGCTTGTCGTGCCTTGGTGGAGCTGGAGACGACGTGGTACCGACACCAGACCCA GAGACGAGGAGATGTCAGCTAGCAGAGGCAGctgagaagagacagaaagag ACAACCTACAGGGGTGTCAAAAACCCAGAAGCAgttgagagaaagaaaaagaaacagGAGGAGATGAACAAACAAGAGATGACCACGTCTCCGTCTGGAGGAGGGCTGAAG TGGCAGGTGGGCTAA
- the LOC112263754 gene encoding small VCP/p97-interacting protein isoform X2 produces the protein MGEVAKLGHLFFSAVFHIERFFFLQMTRRFNKSMGMCLSCLGGAGDDVVPTPDPETRRCQLAEAAEKRQKETTYRGVKNPEAVERKKKKQEEMNKQEMTTSPSGGGLKWQVG, from the exons ATGGGTGAAGTAGCTAAATTAGGTCATCTTTTTTTCTCCGCTGTCTTTCATATtgaacgttttttttttctccaaatgacGCGTCGTTTCAACAAAAG TATGGGGATGTGCTTGTCGTGCCTTGGTGGAGCTGGAGACGACGTGGTACCGACACCAGACCCA GAGACGAGGAGATGTCAGCTAGCAGAGGCAGctgagaagagacagaaagag ACAACCTACAGGGGTGTCAAAAACCCAGAAGCAgttgagagaaagaaaaagaaacagGAGGAGATGAACAAACAAGAGATGACCACGTCTCCGTCTGGAGGAGGGCTGAAG TGGCAGGTGGGCTAA